One region of Pseudomonas sp. B21-040 genomic DNA includes:
- the rng gene encoding ribonuclease G has translation MSEEILINITPMESRVAVVENGVLQEVHVERTQKRGIVGNIYKGKVVRVLPGMQAAFVDIGLDRAAFIHASEISLREGPVVESISALVHEGQSLVVQVTKDPIGSKGARLTTQLSIPSRYLVYMPRTAHVGISLKIEDEAERERLKQVVTDCVAKEGIKEAGGFILRTAAEGAGADEILMDIRYLRRLWDQINEQIKTISAPSVIYEDLGLALRTLRDLVSPKIEKIRIDSRETFQKTTQFVAELMPEIADRLEHYPGERPIFDLYGVEDEIQKALERKVPLKSGGYLVVDPAEAMSTIDVNTGAFVGHRNLEETIFKTNLEAATAIARQLRLRNLGGIIIIDFIDMEDEEHQRQVLRTLEKQLERDHAKTNIIGITELGLVQMTRKRTRESLEQVLCEPCSSCQGRGKLKTPETVCYEIFREILREARAYQAEGYRVLANQKVVDRLLDEESGNVAELEGFIGRTIRFQVETMYSQEQYDVVLL, from the coding sequence TCCACGTCGAGCGTACGCAAAAGCGCGGGATCGTCGGCAACATCTATAAAGGCAAGGTTGTGCGGGTTCTACCCGGCATGCAGGCAGCGTTCGTCGACATCGGCCTGGACCGCGCCGCGTTCATCCATGCCTCGGAGATCTCCCTGCGTGAAGGCCCGGTGGTCGAGAGCATCAGCGCTCTGGTCCATGAAGGCCAGAGCCTGGTGGTCCAGGTCACCAAGGACCCGATCGGCTCCAAAGGCGCACGCCTGACGACTCAGTTGTCGATTCCATCACGCTATCTGGTGTACATGCCGCGTACCGCCCACGTCGGTATTTCGCTGAAGATCGAAGACGAGGCCGAGCGCGAGCGCCTCAAGCAAGTGGTCACCGATTGCGTGGCCAAAGAAGGCATCAAGGAGGCTGGCGGTTTCATTTTGCGCACCGCCGCCGAAGGGGCGGGCGCCGATGAGATCCTCATGGACATCCGCTACTTGCGCAGGCTCTGGGATCAGATCAACGAGCAGATCAAAACCATCAGTGCGCCGAGTGTGATCTACGAAGACCTCGGCCTGGCGTTGCGGACCTTGCGTGACCTGGTGAGCCCGAAGATCGAGAAGATTCGCATCGACTCCCGGGAAACCTTTCAGAAAACCACGCAGTTCGTCGCCGAACTGATGCCGGAAATCGCTGATCGTCTTGAACACTACCCAGGCGAGCGGCCCATTTTCGACTTGTACGGCGTGGAAGACGAAATCCAGAAAGCCCTGGAGCGCAAAGTCCCGCTCAAGTCCGGCGGTTACCTGGTGGTCGATCCGGCGGAAGCCATGAGCACCATCGACGTCAACACCGGGGCCTTCGTCGGCCATCGCAACCTTGAAGAAACCATCTTCAAGACCAACCTCGAAGCCGCCACCGCGATTGCCCGTCAGCTGCGCCTGCGCAATCTGGGCGGGATCATCATCATCGACTTCATCGACATGGAAGACGAAGAACACCAGCGCCAGGTATTGCGCACGCTTGAGAAGCAACTGGAACGCGATCACGCCAAAACCAACATCATCGGCATCACTGAGTTGGGCCTGGTGCAGATGACCCGCAAGCGCACCCGCGAAAGTCTCGAACAGGTGCTGTGCGAGCCGTGCAGCAGCTGTCAGGGGCGCGGCAAGCTGAAGACCCCTGAAACGGTCTGCTACGAAATTTTTCGAGAAATTCTCCGCGAGGCTCGCGCCTATCAGGCGGAGGGCTATCGTGTATTGGCGAACCAGAAAGTTGTCGACCGCTTGCTCGACGAAGAGTCAGGTAACGTTGCCGAGCTGGAAGGATTTATCGGACGCACCATTCGATTCCAGGTGGAAACCATGTATTCCCAGGAACAATACGACGTGGTGTTGCTCTGA
- a CDS encoding YhdP family protein, with product MERLTRILVALTRWGLGLCALALVLMALYVSLGRELTPLVAEYRAEVETKAREAFGVPLQIGELEGSWSGFAPILFAHDVTVGEGANALRLDQVRAVPDLWGSLLARQLRIAHLELNGLKISLKEGTDGQWALEGLPVQKDQPLDPEQLLNRMQIVQQLSVIDSQVTLQPLDQPALTLTYVGFTLKTGASRQRLDARMTLPDGQPVAMSLRTRIRASQWQDGEAEAYLSLPQSDWSKWLPERLTQQWNFSEIKAGGELWINWGQRTLQSAAIRLNAPQLKGAYAERKPIQINNLALNGYFQRNAEGFLVTLDSLAMSFGETRWESHLQLKQTSATDKVEELWHLQADRLDLTPLTPLLNALGPLPKGVATAVEKLKVTGGLRNVLIDMRPNATDDSKFSFAANLDRVGFDAYAGAPAARNVSGSISGDLGKGELRMDSKDFVLHLDPIFAKPWQYIQANATLTWKLDKEGFTLIAPYLKVLGEEGKIAGDFLIRLYFDPAKEDYMDLRVGMVEGDGRYTAKYLPTVLSPALDEWLRTAILKGAVDEGFFQYQGSLNHGVADTARSISLFFKVHDAELAFQPGWPHVSKVTGDVFVEDSGVRILASKGQLLDTQVKDIYVNIPHVPDGKSVHLFLDGEFAGGLGDGLKILQEAPIGTAETFAKWEGEGELQGKLKLDIPLVKDEKPKILVDFKTAKARLKLPEPPLELTQLKGDFRFDSTKGLSGQNISARAFDKPVTAQIFADGNASNLKTRVTASGHVEVKKLTQWLNVTQPLPVSGVIPYQLQLTLDGADSQLMVNSNLRGVTVDLPAPFGMAADAGRDTTFRMTLQGAERRYWVNYGELANFTFAAPNGNFAEGRGELFLGGGNAVLPGTKGLRVRGVLSELDVGPWKDLVDKYAGQDPGGNAKQFFSGADFQIGKLSALGSTLDKASVQINRKPAAWALQLDSQQVKGTVGVPDAKGAPITVNLQYVRLPAPDPKALTDDNAPDPLATVDPTKIPALDITINQLFLGQDLVGGWSLKVRPTPRGIAFNNLDMGLKGILLQGSGGWEGAPGSSSSWYKGRISGKNLADVLKGWGFAPSVTSEEFHMDVDGRWPGSPAWLASKRFSGTLDASLTKGQFVEVDGSAQALRVFGLLNFNSIGRRLRLDFSDLFGKGLSYDRVKGLLVGTNGVYVTREPIRMTGPSSNVELDGTLNLVGDQIDAKLLVTLPVTNNLPIAALIVGAPAVGGALFLIDKLIGDRMARFASVKYTVKGPWKEPKITFDKPF from the coding sequence ATGGAGCGTCTGACACGCATTTTGGTCGCACTCACCCGCTGGGGGCTGGGCCTGTGCGCGTTGGCATTGGTGTTGATGGCGTTGTACGTCAGCCTCGGCCGGGAGCTGACGCCACTGGTGGCTGAATACCGGGCCGAGGTCGAAACCAAAGCCCGTGAGGCCTTCGGCGTGCCATTGCAAATCGGCGAGCTTGAAGGCAGCTGGAGTGGTTTTGCGCCGATCCTGTTCGCCCATGACGTAACGGTCGGCGAAGGTGCCAATGCCTTGCGCCTGGATCAGGTGCGTGCGGTGCCTGACCTTTGGGGCAGCCTGTTGGCTCGTCAGTTGCGCATCGCTCACCTGGAGCTCAATGGCCTGAAGATCAGCCTCAAGGAAGGCACCGACGGGCAGTGGGCGCTGGAAGGGTTGCCGGTGCAGAAGGATCAGCCGCTGGATCCCGAGCAACTGCTCAATCGCATGCAGATCGTCCAGCAGTTGTCGGTGATCGACAGTCAGGTGACCTTGCAACCACTGGATCAACCGGCGCTGACCTTGACCTACGTCGGCTTCACTCTGAAAACCGGAGCTTCGCGGCAGCGTCTCGATGCCCGAATGACCCTGCCTGATGGCCAGCCAGTGGCCATGAGCCTGCGTACCCGTATCCGCGCCAGCCAGTGGCAGGATGGGGAGGCCGAGGCCTATCTGAGCCTGCCGCAAAGCGATTGGTCGAAATGGCTGCCCGAGCGCCTGACCCAGCAATGGAATTTTTCCGAGATCAAGGCCGGCGGCGAGCTCTGGATCAATTGGGGCCAGCGCACATTGCAAAGCGCGGCGATTCGCCTCAACGCGCCGCAACTCAAAGGGGCGTACGCCGAGCGCAAGCCGATCCAGATCAACAACCTGGCGCTCAATGGCTATTTCCAGCGCAATGCCGAAGGCTTCTTGGTGACCCTGGATTCGCTGGCCATGAGCTTCGGCGAGACGCGCTGGGAGTCGCATCTGCAACTCAAACAGACGTCGGCCACTGACAAGGTCGAAGAACTCTGGCACCTGCAAGCCGATCGACTCGACCTCACCCCGCTCACGCCGCTGCTGAACGCCTTGGGCCCACTGCCCAAAGGTGTCGCCACGGCAGTCGAAAAACTCAAAGTGACCGGTGGGCTGCGTAATGTGCTGATCGACATGCGGCCCAATGCCACTGACGACAGCAAGTTCAGCTTCGCCGCGAACCTTGACCGGGTAGGTTTTGATGCCTATGCCGGCGCCCCGGCGGCGCGAAATGTAAGCGGCAGCATCAGCGGTGACCTCGGCAAGGGTGAGCTGCGCATGGACAGCAAGGACTTTGTCCTGCACCTGGACCCCATTTTCGCCAAGCCATGGCAGTACATCCAGGCCAACGCCACGTTGACCTGGAAACTCGATAAAGAAGGCTTCACCCTGATCGCGCCCTACCTCAAGGTGCTTGGCGAAGAGGGCAAGATTGCCGGCGATTTTCTGATTCGCCTGTATTTTGATCCCGCCAAGGAAGATTACATGGACCTGCGGGTGGGTATGGTGGAAGGCGATGGGCGCTACACCGCCAAGTACCTGCCGACCGTCCTCAGCCCCGCACTCGACGAATGGTTGCGTACGGCCATTCTCAAAGGCGCGGTGGATGAAGGTTTCTTCCAGTATCAGGGGTCGCTGAACCATGGCGTCGCTGATACCGCCCGCAGCATCAGCCTGTTCTTCAAGGTGCACGATGCCGAGCTGGCGTTCCAGCCAGGCTGGCCGCATGTCAGCAAAGTCACGGGTGATGTGTTTGTCGAAGACAGTGGTGTGCGGATTCTGGCCAGCAAGGGCCAGTTGCTCGACACTCAGGTCAAGGACATCTACGTCAATATTCCCCATGTGCCGGATGGAAAAAGCGTCCACCTGTTCCTTGACGGCGAGTTTGCTGGCGGCTTGGGTGATGGGCTGAAGATTCTTCAGGAGGCCCCCATCGGTACAGCTGAAACCTTCGCCAAATGGGAAGGTGAGGGCGAGCTGCAAGGCAAACTGAAACTGGATATCCCGCTGGTCAAAGACGAGAAGCCGAAAATTCTGGTTGACTTCAAAACAGCCAAGGCGCGTCTGAAACTTCCCGAACCACCGCTGGAGCTGACTCAGCTCAAGGGCGATTTCCGCTTCGACAGCACCAAGGGTCTGAGCGGGCAGAACATCAGCGCCCGTGCCTTTGATAAACCGGTCACCGCGCAGATTTTCGCTGATGGCAACGCCAGCAATCTCAAGACTCGCGTTACGGCTTCCGGTCATGTCGAAGTCAAAAAACTCACTCAGTGGTTGAACGTGACTCAGCCGTTGCCGGTGTCCGGGGTGATCCCGTATCAATTGCAACTGACCCTGGATGGCGCCGACAGCCAGTTGATGGTCAATTCCAACCTCAGAGGCGTGACGGTTGATCTGCCGGCTCCGTTCGGCATGGCAGCCGATGCGGGGCGCGACACGACATTTCGCATGACCTTGCAAGGTGCGGAGCGTCGTTATTGGGTCAACTATGGTGAGTTGGCAAACTTCACGTTTGCAGCCCCGAACGGCAATTTTGCCGAAGGTCGTGGTGAGCTGTTCCTCGGTGGTGGCAATGCCGTGTTGCCCGGTACCAAAGGCCTGCGCGTGCGTGGCGTACTGTCGGAACTGGATGTCGGCCCCTGGAAGGATTTGGTGGACAAGTACGCTGGCCAGGATCCGGGTGGCAATGCCAAGCAGTTCTTCAGCGGTGCAGACTTCCAGATTGGCAAGCTCAGTGCACTGGGCAGTACCCTCGACAAGGCATCGGTGCAGATAAACCGAAAGCCCGCCGCCTGGGCTTTGCAGCTCGACAGCCAGCAGGTCAAAGGCACGGTCGGTGTGCCTGACGCGAAAGGCGCGCCGATCACGGTCAATCTGCAATACGTGCGGCTACCCGCGCCGGATCCCAAGGCACTGACCGACGATAATGCGCCCGACCCTCTGGCCACGGTTGACCCGACAAAAATTCCGGCGCTGGACATCACCATCAATCAGCTGTTCCTGGGCCAGGATCTGGTGGGTGGCTGGTCGCTGAAAGTCCGTCCGACGCCTCGGGGTATTGCATTCAATAACCTGGACATGGGGCTCAAAGGCATTCTGTTGCAGGGCAGTGGCGGTTGGGAAGGTGCGCCAGGGAGTTCCAGCAGTTGGTACAAGGGGCGAATCAGCGGCAAGAATCTAGCCGATGTGCTCAAGGGCTGGGGGTTTGCACCGAGTGTCACCAGCGAAGAGTTCCATATGGATGTTGACGGTCGCTGGCCCGGTTCGCCGGCGTGGCTGGCCAGCAAACGGTTCTCCGGCACCCTTGATGCCTCCCTTACCAAGGGCCAGTTTGTTGAAGTCGACGGCAGTGCCCAGGCGCTGAGAGTCTTCGGCTTGCTTAACTTCAATTCCATCGGTCGCCGTTTGCGCCTGGACTTTTCCGACCTGTTCGGCAAAGGGTTGAGTTATGACCGGGTCAAAGGTTTGCTGGTCGGTACCAATGGCGTCTACGTCACCCGTGAACCGATCCGGATGACCGGTCCGTCCAGCAATGTTGAACTCGATGGCACGCTCAATCTGGTGGGTGATCAAATCGACGCCAAATTGCTGGTGACGTTACCGGTTACCAACAACTTGCCGATTGCCGCGTTGATCGTTGGCGCGCCGGCCGTTGGCGGCGCGCTGTTCCTGATCGACAAACTGATTGGTGATCGCATGGCGCGGTTTGCCAGTGTGAAATACACCGTCAAAGGCCCGTGGAAAGAGCCGAAAATCACCTTCGACAAACCTTTTTGA
- a CDS encoding carbon-nitrogen hydrolase family protein, which translates to MSVAVIQMVSQSDVLANLAQARRLLEQAAAGGAQLAVLPENFAAMGRRDIADIGRAEALGDGPILPWLKQTALDLKLWIVAGTLPLPPVDQPTAKVHACSLLVNDHGETVARYDKLHLFDVDVADNRGRYRESDDYAYGSGVVVADTPVGRVGLTVCYDLRFPELYSELRAAGAELITAPSAFTAVTGAAHWDVLIRARAIETQCYVLAAAQGGTHPGPRETWGHAAIVDPWGRILAQQDQGEAVLLAERDSSEQASIRARMPVSSHRRFFSQGAQRPASER; encoded by the coding sequence ATGTCTGTAGCGGTGATTCAAATGGTCAGCCAGAGCGATGTGCTGGCCAATCTGGCCCAGGCTCGCCGCCTGCTTGAGCAAGCGGCGGCCGGTGGCGCGCAACTGGCCGTGCTGCCGGAAAACTTCGCCGCGATGGGCCGTCGCGACATCGCCGATATCGGCCGCGCCGAGGCGTTGGGCGACGGGCCGATCCTGCCATGGTTGAAACAGACCGCCCTCGACCTCAAGTTATGGATAGTCGCCGGCACATTGCCGTTGCCGCCGGTGGATCAACCGACGGCGAAGGTGCATGCCTGTTCGCTGTTGGTGAATGACCATGGCGAAACGGTGGCGCGCTACGACAAGCTGCACTTGTTTGATGTGGACGTTGCGGACAATCGCGGGCGTTATCGCGAGTCCGATGACTATGCTTATGGCAGTGGCGTGGTGGTTGCGGATACGCCGGTCGGTCGAGTCGGCCTGACGGTGTGTTACGACCTGCGCTTCCCGGAGTTGTACAGCGAATTACGGGCTGCCGGGGCGGAATTGATTACCGCACCGTCGGCGTTTACCGCGGTGACCGGGGCGGCGCATTGGGATGTGCTGATTCGCGCCCGAGCCATCGAGACTCAATGTTATGTGCTGGCGGCCGCGCAGGGTGGGACTCATCCGGGGCCGCGAGAAACCTGGGGGCATGCCGCCATCGTCGACCCTTGGGGCCGGATACTGGCGCAACAGGATCAAGGCGAGGCCGTGCTGCTGGCCGAACGAGATAGCAGCGAACAGGCGTCCATCCGGGCGCGGATGCCGGTGTCCAGTCACCGGCGCTTTTTCTCGCAGGGCGCTCAGCGACCTGCCTCAGAACGATGA
- the tldD gene encoding metalloprotease TldD: MSELLSSVSEHLLAPGGVTIESLQGVLGDLAGPGIDAADLYFQGQISESWALEDGIVKEGSFNLDQGVGVRAQSGEKTGFAYSNAITLEALGAAARAARSISRAGQNGTVQAFTTQDVAQLYGPDNPLEVISRAEKVELLKRIDAATRALDPRIQQVTVSMAGVWERILVASTDGGLAADVRPLVRFNVSVIVEQNGRRERGGHGGGGRTDYRYFLSDDRAMGYAREALRQALVNLEAIPAPAGTLPVVLGSGWSGVLLHEAVGHGLEGDFNRKGSSAYSGRMGEMVASKLCTIVDDGTLAGRRGSLNVDDEGTPTECTTLIENGVLKGYMQDKLNARLMGVARTGNGRRESYAHLPMPRMTNTYMLAGESDPAEIIASVKRGIYCANLGGGQVDITSGKFVFSTSEAYLIEDGKITAPVKGATLIGNGPEAMSKVSMVGNDLALDSGVGTCGKDGQSVPVGVGQPTLKIDAITVGGTGA; this comes from the coding sequence ATGAGCGAGTTGTTGTCCTCAGTCAGTGAACACCTCCTGGCGCCCGGTGGCGTAACGATCGAGAGCTTGCAAGGCGTGCTCGGCGACCTGGCTGGCCCGGGTATCGATGCTGCCGACCTGTATTTCCAGGGGCAGATTTCCGAGTCCTGGGCGCTGGAAGACGGGATCGTCAAGGAAGGCAGCTTCAACCTCGACCAGGGCGTCGGCGTACGCGCGCAATCGGGTGAAAAGACCGGTTTTGCCTACAGCAATGCCATCACCCTGGAAGCCCTCGGTGCCGCGGCCCGTGCCGCGCGCTCAATCTCCCGCGCCGGGCAGAACGGCACGGTGCAGGCTTTCACGACCCAGGACGTCGCCCAGTTGTATGGGCCGGACAACCCGCTGGAAGTGATCAGCCGCGCCGAAAAAGTCGAACTCCTTAAACGCATCGATGCGGCTACTCGTGCTCTCGATCCGCGTATCCAGCAAGTCACTGTGAGCATGGCCGGTGTCTGGGAGCGGATTCTGGTGGCCTCTACTGACGGCGGCCTGGCTGCGGATGTACGGCCATTGGTGCGCTTCAATGTCAGTGTGATCGTCGAACAGAACGGTCGCCGCGAGCGTGGCGGTCATGGTGGCGGTGGTCGTACCGATTACCGTTATTTCCTCAGCGATGACCGCGCCATGGGTTACGCCCGTGAAGCATTGCGTCAGGCACTGGTTAACCTTGAAGCCATTCCGGCGCCGGCCGGTACGTTGCCGGTGGTGCTGGGTTCCGGCTGGTCTGGCGTGCTGCTGCACGAAGCGGTCGGCCATGGTCTGGAAGGTGACTTCAACCGCAAGGGCAGCTCTGCCTACAGCGGGCGCATGGGCGAAATGGTTGCGTCCAAACTGTGCACCATCGTCGATGACGGTACGTTGGCGGGCCGTCGAGGTTCCCTGAACGTCGACGACGAAGGCACCCCGACCGAGTGCACCACGCTGATCGAAAACGGCGTACTCAAAGGCTATATGCAGGACAAGCTCAATGCGCGTCTGATGGGCGTGGCTCGTACCGGCAACGGTCGTCGCGAATCTTATGCGCACCTGCCGATGCCGCGCATGACCAACACCTACATGCTGGCGGGCGAAAGCGATCCGGCAGAAATCATCGCCTCGGTGAAGCGCGGCATCTACTGCGCCAATCTCGGCGGCGGACAGGTGGACATCACCAGCGGCAAATTCGTGTTCTCGACCAGCGAGGCGTACCTGATCGAAGACGGCAAGATTACTGCCCCGGTCAAAGGCGCGACGTTGATCGGCAACGGGCCGGAAGCCATGAGCAAGGTGTCGATGGTCGGTAACGATCTGGCGCTGGACAGCGGCGTGGGTACGTGTGGCAAGGATGGGCAGTCGGTGCCGGTGGGTGTCGGCCAGCCAACGCTGAAAATCGATGCGATCACTGTGGGTGGCACAGGCGCATAA
- the yjgA gene encoding ribosome biogenesis factor YjgA, which translates to MVDSYDDSLDTGEKSKSQVKRELHALVDLGERLTTLKPDLLAKLPLTDALRRALGDAPKHTANIARKRHLMFIGKLMRDQDTDAILTLLDQLDASTRQYNERFHGLERWRDRLIAGDDAVLEKFVLDYPEADRQQLRSLIRQAQHELATNKPPASSRKIFKYIRELDETQRGLR; encoded by the coding sequence ATGGTTGATTCTTACGACGACTCCCTCGATACGGGAGAAAAAAGCAAATCCCAGGTTAAACGTGAGCTTCATGCTCTGGTTGACCTTGGCGAGCGCCTTACAACACTCAAGCCTGACTTGCTGGCAAAACTGCCGTTGACCGACGCTTTGCGCCGGGCTCTGGGCGATGCCCCCAAGCACACCGCGAATATCGCGCGTAAACGGCACCTCATGTTCATCGGTAAACTGATGCGCGATCAGGACACTGACGCCATTCTGACCTTGCTCGATCAACTCGATGCCTCCACTCGGCAGTACAACGAACGTTTCCATGGCCTGGAACGCTGGCGCGATCGCTTGATCGCGGGCGACGATGCAGTCCTGGAGAAGTTCGTGCTCGACTACCCGGAAGCTGATCGTCAGCAATTGCGCTCCCTGATCCGTCAGGCCCAGCACGAACTGGCGACCAACAAGCCACCGGCATCGAGCCGTAAAATCTTCAAGTACATCCGTGAGCTGGATGAGACTCAACGCGGCCTGCGTTAA
- the pmbA gene encoding metalloprotease PmbA, with protein sequence MSAVESVGPQALPALQEQVEQIIAEAKRQGASACEVAVSLEQGLSTSVRQREVETVEFNRDQGFGITLYVGQRKGSASTSASGPDAIRETVAAALAIAKHTSEDEASGLADAALMARDLQDFDLFHQWDITPEQAIEQALACEAAAFATDSRIKNADGTTLSTHQGCRVYGNSHGFIGGYASTRHSLSCVMIAEADGQMQRDYWYDVNRQGNLLTDPAIIGQRAAQRAASRLGARPVPTCEVPVLFSAELAGGLFGSFLSAISGGSLYRKSSFLEGTLGQKLFPEWLTIDERPHLMRAMGSSAFDGDGLATYAKPFVEKGELVSYILGTYSGRKLGMPSTANAGGVHNLFVTHGDEDQAALLRRMGRGLLVTELMGQGLNMVTGDYSRGAAGYWVENGEIQFAVQEVTIAGNMRDMFKQIVAVGNDLELRSNIRTGSVLIERMTVAGS encoded by the coding sequence ATGAGTGCAGTTGAAAGCGTCGGCCCACAAGCGTTGCCGGCACTGCAAGAACAAGTCGAGCAGATCATTGCTGAAGCCAAGCGTCAGGGCGCCAGTGCCTGCGAAGTCGCCGTGTCCCTGGAACAGGGCCTGTCGACGTCGGTGCGCCAGCGCGAGGTCGAAACCGTCGAGTTCAACCGCGATCAGGGCTTTGGCATCACCTTGTATGTCGGCCAGCGCAAGGGCTCGGCCAGCACCTCGGCCAGCGGCCCTGACGCCATTCGGGAAACCGTCGCGGCGGCGCTGGCCATCGCCAAGCACACGTCCGAAGACGAAGCCTCGGGCCTGGCCGATGCTGCGTTGATGGCCCGCGACCTGCAGGATTTCGACCTGTTCCACCAATGGGACATCACTCCGGAACAAGCCATCGAGCAAGCGCTGGCTTGCGAAGCCGCAGCGTTTGCCACCGATAGCCGAATCAAGAATGCCGACGGCACCACGCTCAGCACCCATCAGGGCTGCCGCGTGTACGGCAACAGTCATGGGTTTATCGGCGGCTACGCGTCGACCCGACACAGCTTGAGTTGCGTGATGATTGCCGAGGCCGATGGCCAGATGCAGCGCGATTACTGGTACGACGTAAACCGCCAGGGCAACTTGCTGACCGATCCGGCGATCATCGGTCAGCGTGCCGCGCAGCGGGCGGCGAGCCGTCTGGGCGCGCGTCCCGTACCGACCTGCGAAGTACCGGTGTTGTTTTCCGCTGAACTGGCCGGTGGTTTGTTCGGCAGCTTTCTCTCGGCCATTTCCGGCGGCAGTCTGTACCGCAAGTCGTCGTTCCTTGAAGGCACACTGGGGCAGAAGTTGTTTCCGGAGTGGTTGACCATCGATGAGCGTCCGCATTTGATGCGCGCCATGGGCAGTTCCGCGTTCGATGGCGACGGCCTGGCGACTTACGCCAAGCCGTTCGTCGAAAAGGGTGAGTTGGTGTCCTACATCCTCGGCACGTACTCCGGGCGCAAGCTCGGGATGCCGAGTACTGCCAACGCCGGCGGTGTGCACAACTTGTTTGTCACCCATGGCGATGAAGATCAGGCCGCGTTGCTGCGTCGCATGGGCCGTGGCCTGCTGGTCACAGAGCTGATGGGGCAGGGCCTGAACATGGTCACCGGCGATTACTCCCGTGGCGCAGCGGGTTACTGGGTCGAGAACGGCGAAATCCAGTTTGCCGTGCAGGAAGTGACCATCGCCGGCAACATGCGTGACATGTTCAAGCAGATCGTTGCGGTCGGTAATGATCTGGAATTGCGCAGCAACATTCGCACAGGTTCGGTGCTGATCGAACGCATGACGGTCGCGGGTAGCTAA
- a CDS encoding aspartate ammonia-lyase: MTKTRIERDSMGELQVPVDALYGAQTQRAVDNFPISGKPMPVQFIRALILAKAAAARANVELKQISEAQGGAIVEAALGLLNGDFMQHFPVDIFQTGSGTSSNMNANEVIATLASRVLGEPVNPNDHVNCGQSSNDIIPTTIHVSAALALHEQLLPALLRLVQVIEHKAETVHHHIKTGRTHLMDAMPVRMSQVLNGWAQQLKANIGHLQNLLPSLQSLAQGGTAVGTGINAHPEFAARFSQQLSELTHVPFKPGTDLFALIGSQDTAVAVSGQLKATAVSLMKIANDLRWMNSGPLAGLGEIELEALQPGSSIMPGKVNPVIPEATAMVAAQVIGNDTVITIAGQSGNFELNVMLPIIAQNLLSSIELLANASHLLGEKAISSFKVNEARLKEALSRNPILVTALNPIIGYQKAAEIAKKAYQQGRPVIDVALEHTDLTRNQLEVLLDPEKLTAGGV, encoded by the coding sequence ATGACCAAGACACGCATTGAACGCGACAGCATGGGCGAGCTTCAGGTCCCGGTGGATGCGCTCTATGGCGCGCAGACCCAACGGGCGGTGGATAACTTCCCGATCAGCGGCAAGCCGATGCCCGTGCAGTTCATCCGCGCGCTGATCCTGGCCAAAGCGGCCGCCGCCCGGGCCAACGTCGAGCTCAAGCAAATCAGCGAAGCTCAGGGCGGTGCCATTGTCGAGGCGGCATTGGGTCTGCTCAACGGCGATTTCATGCAGCACTTCCCGGTGGACATCTTCCAGACTGGCTCGGGCACCAGCTCGAACATGAATGCCAACGAAGTGATCGCCACCCTGGCCAGCCGTGTACTCGGTGAGCCGGTGAACCCCAACGATCACGTCAATTGCGGCCAAAGCAGCAACGACATTATCCCGACGACGATCCATGTCAGCGCGGCGCTGGCGTTGCATGAACAGCTGCTGCCGGCGCTGCTGCGTCTGGTGCAGGTGATCGAGCACAAGGCTGAGACCGTTCATCACCACATCAAAACCGGTCGCACTCATTTAATGGACGCGATGCCGGTGCGCATGAGCCAAGTGCTTAACGGATGGGCGCAGCAACTCAAAGCCAACATCGGTCATCTGCAAAACCTGCTGCCAAGCCTGCAATCCCTGGCGCAGGGCGGCACCGCGGTGGGCACCGGCATCAACGCGCATCCCGAGTTCGCCGCGCGTTTCAGTCAACAACTGAGCGAGCTGACCCACGTCCCATTCAAGCCCGGTACCGATCTGTTTGCGCTGATCGGCTCCCAGGACACGGCCGTTGCGGTCTCCGGGCAGCTCAAGGCGACGGCGGTGTCCTTGATGAAAATTGCCAACGACCTGCGCTGGATGAATTCCGGTCCGCTGGCCGGTCTGGGGGAGATCGAGCTCGAAGCCTTGCAGCCGGGCTCGTCGATCATGCCCGGTAAGGTCAACCCGGTGATCCCGGAAGCCACCGCGATGGTCGCCGCTCAGGTGATCGGCAACGACACCGTGATCACCATCGCCGGTCAGTCAGGCAATTTCGAACTGAACGTGATGCTGCCAATCATCGCCCAGAACCTGCTCAGCAGCATTGAATTGCTGGCCAACGCCAGCCATCTGCTGGGTGAAAAAGCGATCTCCAGCTTCAAGGTCAACGAAGCCAGACTCAAGGAAGCGCTGTCGCGCAATCCGATTCTGGTCACCGCACTCAACCCGATCATTGGTTACCAAAAAGCCGCCGAGATTGCCAAGAAGGCTTATCAGCAAGGTCGGCCGGTTATCGACGTGGCACTGGAACACACCGACCTGACCCGCAACCAGCTTGAGGTTTTGCTGGACCCGGAAAAACTCACCGCTGGCGGCGTGTAA